The Candidatus Zixiibacteriota bacterium genome window below encodes:
- a CDS encoding nucleotidyltransferase family protein, which translates to MVRIPVDHARIREFCRRNHIRKLSFFGSVLRDDFTPDSDVDVLVEFEPGQTPGLAFFGMGDELSEILGRKVDFNTAGFLGKRYRDDVIRTAEAVYDAA; encoded by the coding sequence ATGGTGCGCATACCGGTCGATCACGCGCGCATTCGGGAATTCTGCCGGCGCAATCACATCCGCAAGCTGTCGTTCTTCGGCTCGGTCCTGCGCGACGATTTCACCCCCGACAGCGACGTCGACGTCTTGGTCGAATTCGAGCCGGGCCAGACGCCGGGGCTGGCGTTTTTCGGGATGGGAGATGAGCTCTCCGAGATTCTGGGCCGGAAGGTCGATTTCAATACCGCTGGGTTCTTGGGGAAGCGGTATCGCGATGACGTGATCCGGACGGCGGAGGCGGTATATGACGCTGCGTGA
- a CDS encoding SIMPL domain-containing protein (The SIMPL domain is named for its presence in mouse protein SIMPL (signalling molecule that associates with mouse pelle-like kinase). Bacterial member BP26, from Brucella, was shown to assemble into a channel-like structure, while YggE from E. coli has been associated with resistance to oxidative stress.) yields the protein MASFLLGLAVVISTLIVTKAFVKVKAFGQTITVTGSASKPIRSNRGLWEGTVSVTAANIEEAYSQLKSHLAKTEAFLGQEGFQQGQYEIGAVQIAKNMNREGVLTGYSLRQTLKVALDDIDRVTSLSRTASSLVEAGIEFYSGSPRYLFTGLDALKIDMIRAATENAKLRAHQLAEITGRKVGAPASARVGVFQIRALNSQEVSDMGMSDERSIDKEIVSTVTVSFLFE from the coding sequence GTGGCCAGCTTCCTTCTCGGGCTGGCAGTTGTTATCAGCACTCTGATCGTCACCAAGGCATTCGTCAAGGTCAAGGCTTTCGGGCAGACGATCACCGTCACCGGCTCGGCGTCGAAGCCGATACGATCCAACCGCGGCCTATGGGAGGGGACAGTCTCTGTCACTGCCGCCAACATCGAAGAGGCATACTCCCAGCTCAAGTCGCATCTGGCGAAGACCGAGGCCTTCCTCGGACAAGAGGGGTTTCAACAAGGGCAATACGAGATCGGCGCCGTTCAAATCGCCAAGAACATGAACCGAGAGGGGGTTCTGACGGGTTACAGCCTGCGGCAGACCCTCAAAGTCGCCCTTGATGACATTGATCGCGTGACGAGTCTCTCCCGCACGGCATCTTCGCTTGTGGAAGCCGGCATAGAATTCTATTCCGGGAGTCCGCGCTACCTGTTTACGGGCCTGGATGCGCTGAAGATCGACATGATCAGGGCAGCGACGGAGAATGCGAAGCTGCGGGCGCATCAGCTTGCGGAAATAACCGGACGCAAGGTCGGTGCGCCGGCATCTGCGCGCGTCGGCGTCTTTCAGATCCGCGCTCTCAACTCCCAGGAGGTGTCGGACATGGGGATGAGTGACGAGCGCTCGATTGATAAGGAAATTGTCTCAACCGTGACTGTGAGCTTCCTGTTTGAATGA